A window of the Microbacterium sp. LWH13-1.2 genome harbors these coding sequences:
- a CDS encoding LysR substrate-binding domain-containing protein: MDLQQLKYVVEVASASSFTRAAERCFVTQSALSHQIAALERELGQRLFVRSSRSVRTTEAGDAFLIHAKMAVMAADDAREAAAAASGRVVGTLRLGVIPTASAVSVPQVISRFRETHPDARVELSVGNSDTLADTVRRGDLDVALLGLREEAVPRGVSSRELGRERLVVAMHPTHRLSGRTRVRLADLADEVFADFPAGTSGRAQGDAAFASSGISRDVAFEADSSEMLLGLVSEGLAVALLAPGVIAASAADAIAVDLVDGPVRVQYVAWDDRAPRSVATAFLRVLDSVTGVEGDETGPEESSGPVSSRS, translated from the coding sequence GTCGTCGAAGTGGCATCCGCGTCGAGCTTCACTCGAGCGGCCGAACGGTGCTTCGTCACACAGTCCGCCCTCAGTCATCAGATCGCCGCCCTCGAGCGCGAGCTCGGACAGCGTCTCTTCGTCCGGTCGAGCCGCAGCGTGCGGACCACCGAGGCGGGGGACGCCTTCCTGATCCACGCGAAGATGGCGGTGATGGCTGCCGACGACGCCCGTGAGGCCGCGGCTGCGGCTTCCGGTCGTGTCGTGGGCACTCTCCGACTCGGCGTCATCCCCACGGCGAGTGCGGTGTCGGTGCCGCAGGTCATCTCGCGCTTCCGCGAGACGCATCCCGATGCTCGCGTCGAGCTCTCCGTCGGCAACAGCGACACCCTCGCTGACACGGTGCGGCGGGGCGACCTCGATGTCGCGCTGCTGGGCCTCCGCGAGGAAGCCGTGCCGAGGGGCGTCTCCTCGCGGGAACTCGGTCGCGAGCGCCTGGTCGTCGCGATGCACCCGACGCATCGTCTCTCAGGTCGGACACGAGTCCGGCTCGCGGACCTTGCGGACGAGGTCTTCGCGGACTTCCCCGCAGGAACGTCGGGTCGCGCCCAGGGAGACGCGGCGTTCGCGTCATCCGGCATCTCGCGCGATGTGGCATTCGAGGCCGACTCGTCGGAGATGCTCCTCGGGCTCGTCTCGGAGGGCCTCGCCGTCGCCCTGCTCGCGCCGGGCGTGATCGCCGCGTCAGCCGCGGATGCGATCGCCGTCGATCTGGTCGATGGGCCCGTTCGAGTCCAGTACGTCGCGTGGGACGACCGCGCGCCGCGCAGCGTCGCGACTGCCTTCCTGCGCGTCCTCGATTCCGTGACAGGTGTCGAGGGAGACGAGACGGGCCCGGAGGAATCCTCCGGGCCCGTCTCCTCAAGAAGCTGA